One window from the genome of ANME-2 cluster archaeon encodes:
- a CDS encoding thioredoxin family protein, producing MSLVELYYSDTCADCHSVRTMLIELLPKGITFKEVNALQGEGLERAKHLGISSVPAIALDGELMLVGRIDRDDIKYLLDTITAA from the coding sequence ATGAGTTTAGTTGAACTGTACTATTCGGACACGTGCGCTGATTGCCACAGTGTCAGGACCATGCTTATTGAGTTATTGCCCAAAGGCATTACCTTTAAAGAGGTAAACGCTTTGCAGGGTGAAGGTCTTGAGAGAGCGAAGCATCTTGGTATATCATCTGTACCTGCCATTGCCCTTGACGGTGAACTGATGCTGGTAGGGCGCATTGACAGGGATGATATAAAATACCTCCTGGACACAATTACCGCAGCATAG
- a CDS encoding DUF2100 domain-containing protein, with protein sequence MDETTVKRTKSAINGLLDVEQFWIDSAPEYDLSQEDIDKLLKKLAKVQDTVDKISKSVEKKVRTAD encoded by the coding sequence ATGGATGAAACGACGGTCAAACGTACAAAATCTGCAATTAATGGGCTGCTGGACGTGGAGCAGTTCTGGATCGACTCAGCGCCTGAGTATGATTTATCCCAGGAGGATATTGATAAATTGCTCAAGAAACTGGCTAAAGTGCAGGATACTGTTGATAAGATCAGCAAGAGCGTCGAGAAAAAGGTCAGGACTGCGGATTAA
- a CDS encoding SAM-dependent methyltransferase, whose product MAECDVHTLLRLPTGVFYAQGVKANVLFFDRKQASEKLWIYDLRTNQHFTLKTNPLAFDSLKDFIECYHPDNRRDRKKTAQFRVFDYAELMQRDKASLDIFWLKNESLEDSENLPDPDVLARDIAENLGSALEQFSTIYQELEEE is encoded by the coding sequence ATGGCCGAGTGCGATGTTCATACACTGCTGCGGCTGCCCACTGGCGTATTCTATGCCCAGGGTGTGAAGGCTAACGTGCTGTTCTTTGACCGCAAACAGGCAAGTGAGAAGTTATGGATCTATGATCTGAGGACTAACCAGCATTTTACGCTGAAGACAAATCCGCTCGCCTTCGATAGTCTGAAGGATTTTATTGAATGCTATCATCCGGATAACAGGCGTGACAGAAAGAAAACTGCACAGTTCAGGGTATTTGATTATGCCGAACTCATGCAGCGGGACAAGGCAAGTCTTGACATCTTCTGGCTCAAAAATGAAAGTCTTGAAGATTCTGAGAACCTGCCTGACCCGGATGTGCTGGCCAGGGACATTGCCGAGAATCTGGGGTCTGCTCTTGAGCAGTTCAGTACGATTTACCAAGAACTGGAAGAGGAATAA
- a CDS encoding 60S ribosomal export protein NMD3 yields MSVKGTIQDLRPGEEFMGHDAILQVRADRQMTGDETRSVYNIVDKYCSGVDYEYLEVKRGIDVYIANVASARHAATRIMKVLGGSRKESSKYLRVQGGRVLYRFTIRVKLPKENSGGKCGF; encoded by the coding sequence ATGAGTGTGAAGGGAACTATTCAGGATCTTAGACCGGGTGAAGAATTCATGGGACACGATGCAATTCTCCAGGTACGGGCAGACCGGCAGATGACCGGAGATGAGACCAGGTCGGTTTATAATATTGTCGATAAATATTGCAGCGGCGTGGACTACGAGTACCTGGAGGTCAAGCGGGGGATAGATGTCTATATTGCCAACGTGGCAAGTGCCAGGCATGCGGCTACCAGGATAATGAAAGTGCTGGGGGGCAGCAGGAAGGAGAGTTCGAAGTATTTGCGGGTGCAGGGAGGCAGGGTGTTGTACCGGTTCACGATCCGGGTGAAGCTGCCGAAGGAGAATTCGGGGGGGAAGTGTGGGTTTTGA
- a CDS encoding co-chaperone GroES has protein sequence MKIVPLGKRVLIKPVKEDEKTAGGIYIPESAKEKKKRGIVVETSASMDAKECPIKKGDTILYSGYSFEEMEINGEQYIVLDQKNIIAKIE, from the coding sequence ATGAAAATAGTACCATTAGGTAAGAGAGTTTTAATCAAACCGGTCAAAGAAGACGAAAAGACTGCGGGCGGAATATACATACCTGAATCTGCCAAGGAAAAGAAAAAACGGGGTATCGTGGTAGAAACAAGCGCATCCATGGACGCCAAAGAATGCCCCATCAAAAAGGGAGATACCATTCTCTATTCTGGTTACAGTTTTGAAGAGATGGAGATCAACGGGGAACAGTACATCGTCCTTGACCAGAAGAATATAATCGCAAAGATAGAGTAG
- the groL gene encoding chaperonin GroEL (60 kDa chaperone family; promotes refolding of misfolded polypeptides especially under stressful conditions; forms two stacked rings of heptamers to form a barrel-shaped 14mer; ends can be capped by GroES; misfolded proteins enter the barrel where they are refolded when GroES binds), with amino-acid sequence MAKQLTFDDEARHALMRGVDHLANTVKITLGPKGRNVVLSKSYGSPVITNDGVTIAKEIDLEDPLENMGAQLAKEVATKTQDVAGDGTTTATLLAQAILHKGMKNITVGANPIEIRRGIDKATEKVVEFIKSISEDVKGKEKITQVATISANNDEVIGNLISDAMEKVGANGVITVEEAKSMETSLEVVEGMQFDKGYISSYMSTDTERMEAVLEDPKILIFDKKISSMKEFLPVLEAVVKENKPLFIIAEDLEGEALATTVLNIIRGTLRVCAVKAPGFGDERKEMLEDLAALTGANVISEEKGMKLENAKLSDLGSARKIRVNKEKTIIIEGQGKKEDIARRVAVLEGRIKLEDSEYKLKELKKRLGKLSGGVAVINVGAATETELKEKKMRLDDALNATKAAIEEGVVPGGGIALLRAAAELEKLTLEGDQMIGVNIVRMALEEPLKQIAANAGNEGSVIVEKLKGESNPNMGFDAKTDTFKDMVEAGIIDPAKVVRSALQNAASIAGLMLTTEALVTDIPEKTPSMPGMPGPESYMGM; translated from the coding sequence ATGGCAAAACAACTAACTTTTGATGATGAAGCAAGGCACGCACTCATGCGAGGCGTGGACCATCTTGCCAACACGGTAAAAATAACACTGGGACCAAAAGGCAGAAACGTCGTGCTTTCAAAAAGCTACGGCAGCCCGGTGATAACCAATGACGGTGTCACCATTGCCAAAGAGATCGACCTTGAGGACCCATTGGAGAATATGGGCGCCCAGCTGGCAAAGGAAGTCGCCACCAAGACCCAGGACGTAGCCGGTGACGGAACCACCACAGCCACACTGCTGGCCCAGGCTATCCTGCACAAAGGCATGAAGAACATCACCGTGGGAGCCAATCCCATCGAGATCAGGCGTGGTATCGATAAAGCCACGGAAAAAGTGGTAGAATTCATCAAATCCATAAGCGAAGACGTCAAAGGGAAAGAAAAGATCACCCAGGTAGCCACTATTTCAGCGAACAATGACGAGGTCATTGGCAACCTCATTTCAGATGCCATGGAAAAAGTAGGCGCCAACGGTGTCATTACCGTTGAAGAAGCAAAGTCCATGGAAACCTCCCTGGAAGTAGTGGAAGGAATGCAATTCGATAAGGGTTACATCTCCTCCTACATGTCCACCGATACCGAACGGATGGAAGCGGTCCTCGAAGACCCGAAGATACTCATCTTCGATAAGAAGATCAGCTCAATGAAAGAATTCCTGCCTGTGCTCGAAGCAGTGGTCAAGGAAAACAAACCCCTGTTCATCATAGCCGAAGACCTTGAAGGCGAAGCACTCGCAACTACCGTTTTGAACATCATTCGCGGTACTCTGAGGGTATGTGCGGTCAAAGCACCTGGCTTTGGCGATGAACGCAAGGAGATGCTGGAAGATCTGGCAGCACTCACCGGTGCAAATGTCATCAGTGAAGAAAAAGGCATGAAACTTGAGAACGCCAAGCTTTCAGACCTGGGCAGTGCCCGCAAGATCAGGGTGAACAAAGAAAAGACCATCATCATTGAAGGACAGGGTAAAAAAGAAGATATCGCCAGGAGAGTCGCTGTTCTCGAAGGACGCATCAAACTGGAAGATTCAGAATACAAGTTGAAAGAACTCAAGAAGCGCCTGGGCAAACTGTCAGGTGGAGTGGCAGTGATCAACGTGGGTGCAGCTACCGAGACAGAACTTAAGGAAAAGAAGATGCGCCTGGACGATGCATTGAACGCCACCAAGGCAGCCATTGAGGAAGGCGTTGTACCCGGCGGCGGTATCGCCCTGCTCAGGGCAGCAGCCGAACTGGAAAAACTGACCCTGGAAGGCGACCAGATGATCGGTGTTAACATTGTCAGGATGGCACTGGAAGAACCTCTCAAACAGATCGCCGCAAATGCCGGTAATGAAGGTTCGGTCATCGTAGAGAAGTTGAAAGGCGAATCCAATCCCAATATGGGTTTTGATGCAAAGACCGACACATTCAAGGATATGGTCGAAGCCGGTATCATCGACCCCGCAAAAGTGGTACGAAGCGCGCTGCAAAATGCTGCCAGCATAGCAGGCCTGATGCTGACCACCGAAGCACTGGTCACCGATATTCCGGAAAAGACACCATCAATGCCCGGAATGCCGGGACCTGAGAGTTACATGGGAATGTAA
- a CDS encoding TldD/PmbA family protein, producing the protein MSNDMNVIFDLAEKALRIAQQAGADEVEVFGLTGRGVHIDIQMDKVDLAREGYIRGLGIKAVVNGAVGFSSTNDPLMLDEAVRAAVSSARVRESDPDWKGLPGVSDYATVDGIHDPRIAGMDIDTCIDLALRMVDGAASVNDAIPTGGRFSCSGSSYVILNSNGVEMVEHTSRIDGMLDCRAGEDSEVSTAYEFDISRNLDIDFYTIGREAARQAVASVGGVKVDSGEIDILLRPAAIADLLESTLLASLSAENVQKGRSALAGKLGSRIGAEGLNIIDDGLLEGGIGSSRSDDEGTPSRTNRIIENGVLGTYLYDTYTAGKDGVDSTGSAVRNNYAQTTTIDVRNLMIQYPASDVVSDMRRGVLVGSVIGAHTANPISGDFSVEARNSFVVEDGEITSPIKSMMVSGNMFQLLHNITGAGHDVRRLGTIITPTVKVSGLTVVG; encoded by the coding sequence ATGAGCAACGACATGAATGTTATATTTGACCTGGCAGAGAAAGCATTGCGTATTGCACAACAGGCAGGGGCTGATGAGGTAGAGGTGTTCGGGCTCACGGGCAGGGGCGTTCACATTGATATCCAGATGGATAAGGTTGACCTGGCAAGGGAAGGATATATCCGTGGTCTGGGCATCAAGGCGGTGGTGAATGGAGCAGTAGGATTTTCCTCCACAAATGACCCACTCATGCTCGATGAAGCTGTCCGGGCGGCAGTAAGCTCGGCACGGGTGCGTGAGAGCGACCCTGACTGGAAGGGACTGCCCGGGGTATCGGACTATGCAACCGTTGACGGCATTCATGATCCGAGAATTGCAGGCATGGATATCGATACCTGCATTGACCTGGCTTTGAGGATGGTGGACGGGGCCGCATCGGTCAATGATGCAATACCCACAGGGGGCAGGTTCTCATGTTCAGGTTCCAGTTATGTGATATTGAACTCCAATGGCGTTGAGATGGTGGAGCATACCAGCAGGATAGACGGAATGCTGGATTGCCGGGCCGGAGAGGACAGTGAAGTGTCCACTGCATACGAGTTTGATATTTCCCGGAATCTTGACATTGATTTTTATACTATTGGCAGGGAGGCTGCCAGGCAGGCAGTGGCATCAGTGGGTGGTGTGAAAGTGGATAGTGGAGAGATCGATATTTTGCTAAGACCTGCTGCCATTGCAGACCTCCTTGAGAGTACATTGCTGGCGTCATTGAGTGCCGAGAATGTCCAGAAAGGGCGTTCAGCACTGGCAGGTAAACTGGGCAGCAGGATAGGCGCTGAAGGGTTGAATATCATTGATGACGGTTTGCTGGAAGGGGGTATTGGTTCTTCACGGTCTGACGATGAGGGTACTCCGTCCAGGACCAACCGCATCATTGAGAACGGGGTACTGGGTACCTACCTGTACGATACCTATACTGCAGGCAAGGACGGTGTTGACTCGACAGGCAGCGCGGTGAGGAATAACTATGCCCAGACCACGACGATCGATGTGCGCAACCTGATGATACAGTATCCTGCCAGTGATGTGGTAAGCGACATGCGCCGCGGTGTGCTGGTGGGTTCGGTGATAGGTGCCCATACGGCCAATCCCATATCCGGTGATTTCAGTGTGGAGGCGCGCAATTCATTTGTGGTCGAGGATGGCGAAATAACGAGCCCCATTAAGTCCATGATGGTATCTGGCAATATGTTCCAGTTGCTGCATAATATCACCGGCGCAGGACATGATGTAAGGCGCCTGGGTACTATTATCACACCGACAGTGAAGGTATCAGGTCTTACTGTTGTGGGATAA